The uncultured Desulfobulbus sp. genome window below encodes:
- a CDS encoding STAS domain-containing protein produces MLNIATEQAAENKLIIHVGGELTIESVAELRESLLEAFAEPWEKIRVDGAGITNMDFFGLQLLCSAHRTAVSRQKVLSWHNGRPASLDEVMQVSGFTRHCGCSLCPADQDCLWI; encoded by the coding sequence ATGCTCAACATTGCCACAGAACAGGCAGCAGAGAACAAGCTCATCATCCATGTAGGGGGAGAGCTCACCATTGAATCGGTTGCCGAGCTACGCGAGAGCCTGCTTGAAGCCTTTGCTGAGCCCTGGGAAAAAATTCGGGTGGATGGAGCGGGAATAACCAATATGGATTTTTTCGGTTTGCAGCTCCTCTGCTCAGCACACCGCACCGCTGTGAGTCGTCAGAAAGTACTCAGCTGGCACAATGGACGACCTGCATCCCTTGATGAAGTGATGCAGGTTTCTGGATTTACACGGCACTGTGGCTGCAGCCTTTGCCCCGCCGACCAGGACTGCCTGTGGATTTAA